The DNA window CCGGCTCGAGGTCGAGTTCCCAGCGAACGTCACCGTCTGCAGCGTCGAGCGCCGTCAACTGCTCCCCGCCGAGATAGACGGTATCGTAGGCGACAGCCGGTGCCCCCTCGACACCCTCGACGTCAACTTCCCACTCTCGAGAGCCGGTTTCGGCGTCGAGAGCGTGGACCTCGTCGTCGCCGGCGAGGTACACGACGTCGTCGACGACGGCGAGCATGCCGCTGTGGTTGTACTGCCAGGCCGGGGCAACGGGATCCTCGGGACCGGTTTCGTCCTCGAGAAAGCCCGTGTTTCCTTGCCCGCCACCGAGTGACGACCAGCCATCGGGGCTGTCCATCGGTGACTCGTCGTCATCGTTTATTGCCGCCCCCGTGGTTGTGAATAATCCAATTGCCGCAGCCGTTGCGCCTGTAGACGCCAAAATTTCGCGCCTGCTATGGTCTGCCATGAATACGAACAGGTTACAACGGACCGTGTGTACCTATTTCCGGACTAACGCCGTTTCACGTACGAAACTGGTCATCGAACATGGGACTCGCGTGAATCGAGCCCGATTACTGCATCGGGCGCGCACACGCGGTATCGGACGATACTGGCCGTGTCGAGGCCCCACATGGATTGACAACTGTTTCGCTTATCCAAACAGTTAGCAATTACGACGGGAGTTCGCTTCGAGAGCGGTGCTCGGATGCCTACTCGACACGAACCGAATTCGTCTGCAGGAGTATCGAGAAAACGAATGCGGAAGCCGAACGAACGAGCGTGTGAAACGAAGTGGTTTGGGGAACGAAGTAGTGATCGAGTGGGTGGGAGGGTGCTTAGAAGCCTTTCCCGAGTAGTTCGCGGGCGATAACGTTCTTCTGAATCTCGGACGTTCCCTCGTAGATCTGGGTAATCTTCGAGTCGCGGTAGAAGCGCTCGACGGGGAAGTCGTTGACGTAGCCCGAGCCGCCGTGGATCTGGACGGCTTCGTTAGCAGCGTCGACGGCAACGCGAGAGGAGTACTCCTTGGCCATCGAGGCGAGTTTGGTGATGTCCTCGCCCTGGTCGACGTGCCAGGCGGCCTTGTAGGTCAGGTTACGCGCGGCCTCGGTTTCGGTCGCCATATTGGCGAGTTTGTGCTGAATCGCCTGGAACTCGCTGATCGGCTGACCGAACTGCTCGCGATCCTGTGCGTACTCGAGTGCCTCTCGAGTCGCACCCTTCGCGATGCCGACGCCCTGTGCGGCGACGCCGACACGAGTGGCGTCGAAGAACTGCATCTGCTGCATGAACGCGGCGTCTTTGGTTCCGATGAGGTTCTCTTCGGGGACGCGCACGTCGTCGAAGATGAGTTCGGCGGTGTCGGAGGCGCGGATGCCCATCTTTCCGGTGATCTTGTCGGCGCTGAAGCCGTCGCGGTCGGATTCGACCACGATCTGGCTGAAGCCGTTGTAGCGGCCCTCGGCGTCGGGGTTGGTCTTACAGAGGACGACGAAGAAGTCGCCGACGCTTCCGTTCGTGATCCACATCTTGTTGCCGTTGACGACCCACTCGTCGCCGTCCTTCTCGGCCTGCGTCGAAACCGAGGAGACGTCGGAGCCGGTGTCGGGTTCGGAAATTGCGGCGCCGGAAATCTTCTCGCCCAGCGCGACGGGCTCTAAGAAGCGTTCTTTCTGGTCTTCCGTACCGAACTCGCGGATCGCTTCGGTCCCGAACGAGCAGGCGAGAATCGAGAGCGCGATACCGGGATCGTAGGAGAACAGTTCCTCGGCGATGATCACTGTCTCGAGCGTCGAGTAGCCCGCGCCGCCGTACTCGACTGGGATCGAGGAGCCGACGAGGCCCATCTCCGCGGCCTGATCGACGATCTCGTGGGGGAATTTCTCCTCCTCGTCGAACGTCTCCGCTTCGGGGACGATTTCGTTTTCGGCAAACCGAGCGACTTCCTCGCGAATCTGTTCCTGTTCTTCGGTGAGACCGAATTCCATGTCATCGGCTTTCTACCCCAGCGATAAAGAGCTTTGTAACCCGTAATAAACGGAACTATAGTTTCCTCCAGAGAGAGGGAAACGTTCAAACACGTGCCGATTCCATGTATGGCCATGGAGCTCGAAGATATCAACACCGTCGCAGTTCTCGGTGCAGGCAACATGGGCCACGGCATCGCGGAGGTCGTCGCGATGGCTGGCTACGACGTGAACATGCGCGACATCAACGAGGAGTTCGTCCAGAACGGCTACGACCAGATCGAGTGGTCGCTCGACAAACTCGCCGAAAACGACCAACTCTCCGACGACGAGGCCGAGGCCGCCCTCGAGCGCGTGACGCCTTTCGTCGACATGGCGGACGCCTGTGGCGACGCGGACGTCGTCATCGAGGCCGTCCCCGAGCAGATGGAGATCAAAGAGGACGTCTACACCGAACTCGAGTCCGTCGCCCCCGACCGAGCCATCTTCGCGACGAACACCTCGAGTCTCTCGATTACGGACCTCTCGGAGTTCACCGAGCGTCCCGAGCAATTCTGTGGAATGCACTTTTTCAACCCGCCGGTGCGGATGCAACTCGTCGAAGTGATTTCGGGTGCACAGACGAACGACGAGACGCTCGACGTCATCGAGGAACTGGCCGACGACATCGGCAAGTCGCCCGTCCGCGTCCACAAGGACTCGCCCGGCTTCATCGTCAACCGCGTGCTCGTCCCACTGATGAACGAAGCCTGCTGGCTCGTCGAGAGCGACGAGGCCACCATCGCCGAAGTCGACTCCACGACGAAGTACGACATGGGCCTGCCGATGGGCAGTTTCGAACTCGGCGATCAGGTCGGCAACGACATCAGCTACCACGTCCTCGAGTACATGCACGACGTGCTCGGCGAGCCCTACGAGCCGTGTCCGCTCCTCGAGCGCAAGGTCGAAAACGAGGAACTGGGCAAGAAAACCGGAAAAGGCTTCTACGACTACGAGGACGGCGACGGCGCCGACATTCCAACCGACGAGCAGTCGGATCTCGTCGAGTCCCGGCTGATCGCGTC is part of the Natronorubrum sediminis genome and encodes:
- a CDS encoding acyl-CoA dehydrogenase family protein encodes the protein MEFGLTEEQEQIREEVARFAENEIVPEAETFDEEEKFPHEIVDQAAEMGLVGSSIPVEYGGAGYSTLETVIIAEELFSYDPGIALSILACSFGTEAIREFGTEDQKERFLEPVALGEKISGAAISEPDTGSDVSSVSTQAEKDGDEWVVNGNKMWITNGSVGDFFVVLCKTNPDAEGRYNGFSQIVVESDRDGFSADKITGKMGIRASDTAELIFDDVRVPEENLIGTKDAAFMQQMQFFDATRVGVAAQGVGIAKGATREALEYAQDREQFGQPISEFQAIQHKLANMATETEAARNLTYKAAWHVDQGEDITKLASMAKEYSSRVAVDAANEAVQIHGGSGYVNDFPVERFYRDSKITQIYEGTSEIQKNVIARELLGKGF